From Halococcus saccharolyticus DSM 5350, the proteins below share one genomic window:
- a CDS encoding pyridoxamine 5'-phosphate oxidase family protein translates to MSESDSETMNEDERDGFLGSGGTGVISLSTGEEATPHSTPVSYGYDAAESVFYFRLTNESGGAKGDLSGRAVSFVTYGNDDGWKSVVATGQLEQTTEESVATESLQGLERVHIPLIDIFGKPPREVAFEFYRLVPDELTTRTETQTEL, encoded by the coding sequence ATGAGCGAGAGTGACTCCGAAACGATGAACGAGGACGAGCGGGATGGGTTTCTCGGCAGCGGTGGCACGGGCGTCATCTCTCTATCAACTGGTGAGGAGGCGACACCACATTCGACTCCGGTCTCATATGGCTACGACGCGGCCGAATCGGTCTTTTATTTCCGGCTTACCAATGAATCCGGCGGCGCGAAGGGCGACCTTTCCGGTCGTGCCGTCTCGTTCGTGACCTACGGCAACGACGACGGGTGGAAAAGCGTCGTGGCGACCGGGCAGTTGGAGCAAACCACCGAGGAGTCGGTCGCCACCGAGAGCTTGCAAGGACTTGAACGCGTCCACATCCCGCTCATCGATATCTTCGGCAAGCCCCCGCGAGAGGTGGCCTTCGAGTTCTATCGGCTCGTTCCCGACGAGCTAACTACCCGGACGGAAACACAAACCGAA